The following are encoded together in the Oscarella lobularis chromosome 10, ooOscLobu1.1, whole genome shotgun sequence genome:
- the LOC136192519 gene encoding alpha-1,6-mannosylglycoprotein 6-beta-N-acetylglucosaminyltransferase B-like, with amino-acid sequence MNRFARRIALVVITITIASTLIALLCEKAPVELLVDEELRLDNVRGSFKSIQSSSSPKDADTAAHSPAVARKIDVDIPTRAFFDAIAQSDDFRKQDHQLKWIKQRITRLSKLWEKARRAVFARRPSLFERPKRILIFPGLLSEYSAYDFATNAFKGGYLGELVQWSDLIAAVYALKHDVTVLTRKKMLESFIRKSDDIDIVYTDYIGLHVFRDLWIFPKLKCKFRIVDSFGTEPLFNFRTKNWSPDTWEMFSNWAFEDTRQYLTFFPHTPDNSFLGFVIELGSVDSAEKKNYGVIYGKEGRFFSGKENYLNTIRDTFELYATSKDTLSSSLRRIKNLGILTSEKLQDLLAKAKIFVGMGFPYDGPAPLEALAHGCVFLQPKFNPPRSAKNDEFFKGKPSSRSLSSQNQYLEKLVGEPYVISIDMKNVEETKAALQKIRDSPALQPFVPYEFTAEGFLERVGVYIQNQNFCDGVNLAEGKKASASSFLTGHRPGEAIDGKLDQDTCFWSEKKVSSWWEVDLGKIIKIRKIRVINMFDWYLAKSWKSAFIAPFKIRLLASNHSEATKRDFLDSRLFYVWTGIEKRARFLRLSSLNYNEPRYFVVCNVEVYPSLPEKRVIWPDPSLLVTHMSTIGESCTDTCSGHGLVCERSYFRLINSFAEILKYGNCKEKKSISGSLSYLLPAVSAESDTCYVNDDEPTLFSCAGSSSFVVNGQKANYKRLCPCRSYRKHQIALPVE; translated from the exons TcacgatcgcgtcgacttTGATCGCTCTCCTCTGCGAAAAAGCACCGGTCGAACTTCTCGTTGACGAGGAGCTTCGTCTCGACAACGTTAGAGGCAGTTTTAAATCGATTCAgagctcttcttcgccgaaaGACGCCGACACAGCAGCTCACTCGCCCGCGGtcgcgagaaaaatcgacgtcgacatccCTACCAGAGCctttttcgacgcgatcgcgcaGAGCGACGACTTCAGAAAGCAAGATCATCAACTAAAATGGATAAAACAGAGAATCACAAG ACTTTCGAAGCTTTGGGAGAAGGCGCGTCGGGCCGTATTCGCTCGGAGACCGTCTCTTTTTGAGAGACCAAAacgaattttgatttttccgGGCCTC CTCTCCGAGTACAGTGCGTACGATTTTGCAACCAATGCATTCAAG GGGGGTTACCTTGGCGAATTGGTACAGTGGAGTGATCTCATTGCT GCGGTTTACGCCCTGAAGCACGACGTGACCGTCTTGACAAGGAAGAAGATGTTAGAGTCATTTATAAGAAAATCGGACG ATATAGATATTGTTTATACTGATTATATTGGCCTGCATGTATTTAGAGATCTATGGATTTTTCCCAAGCTAAAG TGCAAATTCAGAATAGTAGACTCTTTTGGAACGGAACCTTTGT TCAACTTCAGAACGAAAAATTGGAGTCCGGATACGTGGGAAATGTTCAGCAATTGGGCCTTTGAAGACACTCGCCAGTACCTCACGTTTTTTCCTCACACGCCGGACAACTCTTTTCTTGGATTTGTAATTGAACTCGGATCGGTGGATTCAGCTGAGAAAAAGAACTACGGAGTCATATATGGAAAAGAAG gacgatttttctctggAAAGGAAAATTATTTGAATACTATAAGAGACACTTTTGAACTTTATGCTACATCAAAA GACACTCTTTCGTCATCTCTGagaagaataaaaaatttag GAATACTCACTTCTGAAAAACTGCAAGA TTTACTTGCAAAAGCCAAGATTTTCGTTGGCATGGGATTTCCCTACGACG GTCCTGCGCCTCTGGAGGCTCTTGCGCACGGGTGCGTGTTTCTCCAACCCAAATTCAATCCTCCTCGATCGGCGAAGAACGAT GAATTCTTCAAGGGGAAACCGTCGAGTAGAAGCCTATCTTCTCAAAATCAATATCTGGAAAAACTCGTTGGAGAGCCATAC GTCATCAGTATTGACatgaaaaacgtcgaagaaacCAAAGCAGCACTTCAAAAAATAAGGG ATTCTCCTGCTTTGCAGCCTTTTGTTCCCTATGAATTTACAGCGGAG GGATTTCTCGAGAGAGTAGGAGTCTACATCCAAAATCAGAATTTCTGCGATGGCGTCAACTTGGCCGAGGGAAAAAAGG CTTCAGCAAGCTCGTTCTTGACTGGGCATCGTCCTGGTGAGGCGATAGATGGAAAGCTAGATCAAGACACCTGTTTTTGgtctgagaaaaaagtgtcTTCCTGGTGGGAGGTCGACTTGGGAAAGATAATtaaaattcgaaaaattcgaGTGATAAACATG tttGACTGGTATTTAGCAAAGTCGTGGAAAAGCGCTTTTATTGCACCATTTAAAATTCGCTTGCTAGCAAGCAATCACAG TGAAGCCACTAAAAGAGATTTTTTGGACTCGAG GCTGTTTTACGTTTGGACCGGTATAGAAAAACGagcgcgttttcttcgcttgTCTTCTCTAAACTACAATG AACCTCGATATTTCGTCGTGTGCAACGTGGAAGTATATCCTTCCCTACCGGAGAAGAGAGTCATCTGGCCTG ATCCGTCTTTATTGGTGACTCATATGTCGACAATCGGTGAAAGTTGCACTGACACTTGCAGCGGTCATGGATTG GTTTGTGAACGATCCTATTTTCGTCTTATCAACTCATTTGCC GAAATCCTGAAGTATGGCAAttgcaaggaaaagaagtcgatctCCGGCAG ttTGAGTTACCTTCTTCCCGCTGTGTCTGCTGAGTCAGATACCTGTTAcgtcaatgacgacgaacCTACTCTCTTTAGCTGTGCTGGAAGCTCTTCCTTTGTGGTGAATGGGCAGAAGGcgaattacaagagactatGTCCCTGTAGATCTTATCGGAAACATCAAATTGCTCTTCCGGTGGAATAA